The following are encoded together in the Verrucomicrobiia bacterium genome:
- a CDS encoding prepilin-type N-terminal cleavage/methylation domain-containing protein, whose product MKLRETGFTLIEVVIGAALMSLILVSAYLCLSAGFSSQKMIEPRTEIIQNARVAMALITADLRGACSLSRDMDFLGMPRTLGKVQADNLDFGTHNYTPRHPRESDFCQESIYVNEDPKTHQFSIWRRRNPTMARDPLSGGNKEEIADGIVGLKFEYFDGEDWYDTWGEIKSGKRETTQRDQPNLSGLPAAVRITLLMDSNPKSKKMTDDGEREVEPPLAFQTVVELNLKNTTTTSSGSAATQSDATTDSSQNGGQPQ is encoded by the coding sequence GTGAAGCTACGTGAAACAGGTTTTACCTTGATTGAAGTCGTGATCGGCGCGGCATTGATGTCGTTGATTTTGGTGAGCGCCTACTTGTGTTTGAGCGCCGGTTTTTCGAGTCAAAAAATGATTGAGCCAAGGACAGAGATTATTCAAAACGCGCGCGTGGCGATGGCCTTGATCACCGCCGATTTGCGCGGCGCCTGCTCGTTGTCCCGCGACATGGATTTTCTCGGCATGCCCCGCACGCTGGGCAAAGTGCAGGCCGATAATCTGGATTTCGGAACGCATAATTATACGCCACGTCACCCGCGCGAAAGCGATTTCTGCCAGGAAAGTATTTACGTCAATGAAGATCCGAAGACGCATCAGTTCAGCATCTGGCGGCGCCGAAATCCCACCATGGCGCGCGACCCTTTATCCGGCGGTAACAAAGAGGAAATCGCCGACGGCATCGTCGGGCTCAAGTTTGAATACTTCGACGGTGAGGATTGGTACGACACCTGGGGCGAAATCAAATCCGGCAAGCGCGAAACCACGCAGCGCGACCAGCCGAACTTGTCCGGCCTGCCCGCCGCCGTGCGAATCACGTTGTTGATGGATTCAAATCCCAAATCCAAAAAAATGACCGACGACGGCGAACGAGAAGTCGAACCGCCGCTCGCATTTCAAACCGTGGTGGAATTGAATTTGAAAAACACCACGACCACCAGTTCGGGCTCCGCTGCCACTCAATCGGACGCCACCACGGACAGTTCGCAAAACGGAGGGCAGCCACAATAA
- a CDS encoding prepilin-type N-terminal cleavage/methylation domain-containing protein has translation MNVLRNDAGFSLIEVMVAILILGIALTGLVHGITTALASSKESELQTVAALFAQGKIEELRATHELDNGDENGDCGTALPLYRWTETIAGTDIAGLHEVSVMVMQAQTGREIYELKTMLFEPDDDNTSNTNRHKDSKSKKSRKGAS, from the coding sequence ATGAATGTTTTGCGCAATGACGCCGGGTTTTCGCTGATCGAAGTGATGGTTGCGATTTTGATTTTGGGAATCGCGCTCACGGGATTGGTGCATGGCATCACCACCGCGCTCGCGTCGAGCAAAGAATCGGAATTGCAAACCGTCGCGGCGCTGTTTGCACAGGGCAAGATCGAGGAACTGCGCGCAACGCACGAACTCGACAACGGCGATGAAAATGGTGATTGCGGCACGGCTCTGCCGCTTTACCGCTGGACGGAGACGATTGCCGGAACGGACATCGCCGGATTGCATGAAGTGAGCGTGATGGTGATGCAGGCGCAGACGGGACGCGAGATTTACGAATTGAAGACAATGTTGTTCGAGCCGGACGATGACAACACCTCGAACACAAACCGTCACAAGGATTCAAAGTCGAAAAAGTCGCGAAAGGGAGCGTCGTGA
- a CDS encoding GspH/FimT family pseudopilin — MQTKPSCFESTNASGAFTLIEIMVVVVLIAILTAMIIPEMKGTFEDTLLRSNARELVNVVELASSRAVSLNQTLRVKIDPGTGDYEVEKKQRQGLIEDFAPLEDVSGSKGKLDKRITVQVYETPETQPEPGAESEASLPMPSPDSTLTFYSDGTADGAMVLLKDRSGFQLPLRLNAITSRVTIGEPKHE, encoded by the coding sequence ATGCAGACAAAACCATCATGTTTCGAGAGCACGAATGCGAGCGGCGCCTTCACGCTGATCGAAATCATGGTTGTGGTGGTGTTGATCGCGATTTTGACGGCCATGATCATTCCGGAAATGAAGGGGACATTTGAAGACACATTGCTCCGCTCGAATGCGCGAGAGTTGGTCAACGTCGTCGAACTCGCATCGAGTCGCGCGGTCAGTTTGAACCAGACCTTGCGCGTTAAAATTGATCCGGGCACTGGCGACTACGAAGTGGAAAAAAAGCAGCGGCAAGGCTTGATCGAGGATTTTGCGCCGCTTGAGGACGTAAGCGGAAGCAAAGGAAAATTGGACAAACGAATTACCGTGCAGGTTTATGAAACGCCGGAAACGCAGCCAGAGCCCGGCGCGGAAAGCGAAGCCTCATTGCCGATGCCCAGCCCGGATTCGACGCTGACCTTTTATTCCGATGGCACGGCGGACGGCGCGATGGTGCTGCTCAAGGACCGTAGCGGATTTCAACTGCCGCTCCGTTTGAATGCGATCACCTCGCGCGTGACGATTGGAGAGCCAAAACACGAATGA
- the gspG gene encoding type II secretion system major pseudopilin GspG — protein MQTKNKSETTISKIDCAACARRRAGAFTLIEIMVVVVILGILAATIIPQFMGTTQDAKISAAKAHIAELESAVERFYVHMDRYPTAEEGLKVLVDPPTDDADKKWRGPYIKQQRDDPWGHPYQYRVPGTHHPSSFDISSSGGTGSDAVEIGNW, from the coding sequence ATGCAAACGAAAAATAAATCAGAAACAACGATCAGCAAAATTGACTGCGCCGCGTGCGCGCGTCGGCGCGCGGGCGCCTTCACGCTGATTGAAATCATGGTGGTGGTGGTCATCCTCGGCATTCTCGCGGCGACCATCATTCCGCAATTCATGGGCACGACGCAGGACGCAAAGATCAGCGCGGCCAAGGCGCACATCGCCGAACTCGAATCGGCGGTCGAGCGTTTCTATGTCCACATGGATCGCTACCCGACCGCGGAAGAAGGCCTGAAAGTGCTCGTGGACCCGCCCACCGATGACGCCGATAAAAAATGGCGCGGCCCGTACATCAAGCAGCAGCGCGACGATCCCTGGGGACATCCCTATCAATATCGCGTGCCCGGCACTCATCATCCGTCGAGCTTTGATATTTCGTCGTCCGGCGGCACGGGCAGCGACGCAGTCGAAATCGGCAACTGGTAA
- a CDS encoding type II secretion system F family protein translates to MNSFRYQAIEAGGTPTSGIVEAEDRKSALQLLGRRGVFPSQLELCGGGESSTASVAKSARSSGFSFGSGVKRKEITAFTREMSALLSSAIPIPQALDSLGEQEENPALREVVLQIADSLRKGSSFSASLDEHPKLFSRLYASMVRVGEEAGELPKVMSDLAELLEHEDEIRSEVQAAVAYPLFVLLFGIFTVTILLTVVLPRLFGMLQEMLDVLPLPTLILLKVSSGLHHYWPWILIGIVGSVFGIRWYLSTNEGAENWDKIKLQIPVMGGVFRSAALGRFARTLGTLEKSGVSLLPALKIVENTIGNRVLAAQVARVADETRGGDSLAAPLRKYGMFPKTVVQMIDVGEQSGRLDEMLLKVADIEERHMRAKTKTLISLLAPALILVVGSLVGFMVIAILLPIFKMSRAIH, encoded by the coding sequence ATGAATTCGTTTCGCTATCAGGCCATCGAAGCGGGCGGCACGCCGACGAGTGGCATCGTTGAGGCGGAAGACCGCAAGTCCGCGCTGCAACTGCTCGGGCGGCGCGGCGTATTTCCCTCGCAACTGGAATTATGTGGCGGCGGAGAATCTTCAACGGCATCCGTCGCCAAGTCTGCTAGGTCATCCGGTTTCAGTTTTGGCAGCGGCGTCAAGCGCAAGGAAATCACCGCGTTCACCCGCGAGATGAGTGCGCTGCTCTCTTCCGCCATTCCCATTCCGCAGGCGCTCGACAGCCTCGGCGAACAGGAGGAAAACCCGGCGTTGCGCGAAGTCGTTTTGCAGATCGCGGATTCGCTGCGCAAAGGCTCTTCATTTTCTGCGTCGCTTGATGAGCATCCAAAATTATTCAGCCGCCTTTACGCTAGCATGGTGCGCGTCGGCGAAGAGGCCGGCGAGTTGCCCAAGGTGATGTCCGATCTCGCCGAATTGCTCGAACACGAAGACGAAATCCGCAGCGAAGTTCAGGCAGCCGTGGCCTACCCCTTGTTTGTCCTGCTATTCGGCATTTTCACCGTGACCATTTTGTTGACGGTTGTCCTGCCTCGACTCTTCGGCATGCTTCAGGAAATGCTCGATGTGTTGCCCTTGCCGACGCTCATTCTGCTCAAGGTCAGCAGTGGGTTGCATCATTACTGGCCGTGGATACTCATCGGAATTGTGGGCTCGGTCTTCGGCATCCGCTGGTATCTGAGCACGAATGAAGGCGCGGAAAATTGGGACAAAATTAAATTGCAGATTCCCGTCATGGGCGGCGTTTTCCGCTCGGCGGCATTGGGACGTTTTGCCCGAACGCTCGGCACGCTGGAAAAAAGCGGCGTCTCACTCTTGCCCGCATTAAAAATCGTGGAGAATACGATCGGCAATCGCGTCCTCGCCGCGCAGGTGGCGCGTGTGGCCGACGAAACGCGCGGTGGCGATTCCCTTGCCGCGCCGTTGCGCAAGTACGGAATGTTTCCCAAGACGGTCGTGCAAATGATTGATGTCGGCGAACAAAGCGGGCGGCTCGACGAAATGCTCCTCAAGGTCGCGGACATCGAGGAGCGCCACATGCGCGCGAAAACCAAGACGCTCATTTCCCTGCTGGCCCCGGCGCTGATTCTCGTCGTCGGCTCGCTGGTGGGCTTCATGGTCATCGCGATCCTGTTGCCGATTTTCAAGATGAGCCGGGCGATTCATTGA
- a CDS encoding GspE/PulE family protein: protein MSESNATSSGTLSASEVSDAPEISPEALRVLPANFARQHRVLPLKIQDGVIHIATSTPGNARVIDDIRLLTGLEVEETEDTAENIAEKIAEFYSVTVEKMIENLGAQSTTNGEGGNLHDIEVMANEPTVVNLVNVIVSTAVRERASDIHLVPFESSLQLRYRIDGLLQEKPPPPRNLHAAIVSRIKIMADMNIAERFMPQDGHIQIHHRGTRVDIRVGTMPTVHGESLVMRLLEKSNAPLTSQELGLDTERSAILSRLVEKPHGLFLATGPTGSGKTTSLYSILRSIYTPELKILTIEDPVEYELPGVAQIPVRPSRDFTFATGLRAILRQDPDVVMVGEIRDSETAEIAIRAALTGHQVFSTLHTNDSTGAVTRLIDMGVEAFLIASALEGVLAQRLLRRICQNCRAPSEVSSSLREQIDTISGGKIEGTFYRGGGCEECRGTGYRGRVGIFELLSLTNELRELILQKRSNVELKATAQGKMMTMHEDALRKAAQGVTTLEEILRVSSGDMLE, encoded by the coding sequence ATGAGCGAATCCAACGCCACATCATCAGGGACGCTTTCTGCCTCCGAAGTTTCGGACGCGCCGGAGATCTCGCCGGAAGCCTTGCGCGTGCTGCCCGCGAATTTTGCGCGGCAACATCGTGTGCTGCCCCTCAAAATCCAGGATGGCGTGATTCACATCGCCACCAGTACGCCCGGAAACGCCCGCGTCATTGATGATATTCGTCTGCTCACCGGCCTTGAAGTCGAGGAAACCGAAGACACCGCCGAAAATATTGCCGAAAAAATCGCTGAGTTTTATTCCGTGACCGTCGAGAAGATGATCGAAAATCTCGGCGCGCAGAGCACCACCAACGGCGAAGGCGGCAATCTCCACGACATCGAAGTCATGGCGAACGAGCCCACGGTCGTCAACCTCGTCAACGTCATCGTCTCCACCGCCGTCCGCGAACGCGCGAGCGATATTCACCTCGTGCCCTTCGAGTCGAGCCTTCAACTGCGCTATCGCATTGACGGTCTCTTGCAGGAGAAACCGCCGCCGCCCCGCAACCTTCACGCGGCCATCGTCTCGCGCATCAAGATCATGGCGGACATGAATATCGCCGAGCGTTTCATGCCGCAGGATGGCCACATCCAGATTCATCATCGCGGCACGCGCGTGGATATTCGCGTCGGCACGATGCCTACCGTCCACGGCGAAAGTCTCGTCATGCGCCTGCTGGAAAAAAGCAACGCGCCGCTCACCTCGCAGGAACTTGGCTTGGACACGGAGCGTTCGGCAATATTATCGCGGCTGGTTGAAAAACCTCACGGCCTTTTTCTCGCCACCGGCCCGACGGGCAGCGGCAAGACCACCTCGCTTTACTCGATCCTGCGCAGTATCTACACGCCGGAATTAAAAATTCTCACCATCGAAGACCCGGTCGAATATGAATTGCCTGGCGTCGCGCAAATCCCCGTGCGCCCCAGCCGCGACTTTACCTTCGCCACCGGCCTGCGCGCGATCTTGCGCCAGGATCCCGACGTCGTGATGGTCGGCGAAATCCGCGACTCCGAAACCGCCGAGATCGCGATTCGCGCCGCGCTCACCGGCCACCAGGTTTTCAGCACGCTTCACACCAACGATTCCACCGGCGCCGTCACGCGTTTGATAGACATGGGCGTCGAGGCGTTTCTCATCGCCTCCGCGCTCGAAGGCGTGCTTGCCCAAAGATTGCTGCGGCGCATCTGCCAGAATTGCCGCGCACCGAGCGAAGTATCGTCGTCCTTGCGCGAGCAGATCGATACCATCAGTGGCGGAAAAATCGAAGGCACATTTTATCGCGGCGGTGGCTGTGAGGAATGCCGCGGCACCGGCTATCGCGGACGCGTGGGCATTTTTGAATTGCTTTCGCTCACCAACGAATTGCGCGAACTGATTTTGCAAAAGCGTTCCAACGTGGAACTCAAAGCCACTGCGCAAGGCAAAATGATGACGATGCACGAAGACGCCTTGCGCAAGGCCGCCCAGGGCGTCACGACGCTCGAGGAAATTTTACGCGTCTCCTCCGGGGACATGCTCGAATGA